The Blastococcus sp. HT6-4 genome window below encodes:
- a CDS encoding phosphatase PAP2 family protein, translating into MTAVDSPVSALAPAPPGPGLPAGRRAPARFLIAALWGGLLLAFVLTCVVRGLPTDRVVLLGWVLAGLGIHAATQGRGRLGGLLVDWLPLVAVLLAYDATRGLADGLGMPVHVAELAAADRWLTGGVLPTVWLQDQLQADWWKAFATLVYSSHFVLTPVVLAVLWLRDRRRWARCARLVVALSVAGLVTYVLYPAAPPWLAAKEGVIEPVDRISSAGWAVLGLPRAGVLLDTSQGQVNLVAAVPSLHTAFAVLMCIVLLPLARRPWQRAALVAYAALMPLVLVWSGEHYVVDTLLGVAYACGVVLLLPPAERLVRSGGRRAALSLPWRV; encoded by the coding sequence ATGACCGCGGTCGACTCACCGGTATCCGCCCTGGCCCCGGCGCCACCCGGCCCCGGGCTGCCGGCGGGCCGGAGGGCGCCGGCCCGGTTCTTGATCGCCGCGCTCTGGGGCGGGCTGCTCCTGGCGTTCGTCCTCACCTGCGTCGTCCGCGGCCTGCCCACCGACCGGGTGGTGCTGCTGGGCTGGGTGCTGGCCGGGCTCGGGATCCACGCGGCCACCCAGGGGCGCGGCCGGCTCGGCGGGCTCCTCGTGGACTGGCTGCCGCTGGTCGCCGTCCTCCTGGCCTACGACGCCACCCGGGGGCTGGCCGACGGTCTGGGCATGCCCGTGCACGTGGCCGAGCTCGCGGCCGCCGACCGGTGGCTCACCGGCGGGGTGCTGCCCACCGTCTGGCTGCAGGACCAGCTGCAGGCCGACTGGTGGAAGGCGTTCGCGACGCTGGTCTACAGCAGCCACTTCGTGCTGACTCCGGTCGTCCTGGCGGTGCTGTGGCTGCGCGACCGGCGGCGCTGGGCGCGCTGCGCCCGCCTGGTCGTCGCGCTCTCGGTCGCCGGCCTGGTGACCTACGTGCTGTACCCGGCCGCGCCCCCGTGGCTGGCCGCCAAGGAGGGCGTGATCGAGCCGGTCGACCGGATCAGCAGCGCCGGGTGGGCCGTGCTCGGGCTGCCCCGTGCCGGCGTCCTGCTCGACACCAGCCAGGGCCAGGTCAACCTCGTGGCGGCGGTGCCGTCGCTGCACACCGCCTTCGCCGTCCTCATGTGCATCGTGCTCCTGCCGCTGGCCCGGCGGCCGTGGCAGCGGGCGGCCCTGGTGGCCTACGCGGCGCTGATGCCGCTGGTGCTGGTCTGGTCGGGGGAGCACTACGTCGTCGACACGCTGCTCGGCGTCGCCTACGCCTGCGGCGTCGTCCTGCTCCTGCCGCCGGCGGAGCGGCTGGTGCGCTCCGGCGGCCGCCGGGCCGCGCTGTCCCTACCGTGGCGGGTGTGA
- a CDS encoding SDR family oxidoreductase — translation MDLGLGGRGFLLTGASRGLGFATARALVDDGARVLVSSRSDDGVRSAVESLGGEPAAVGLAADLADPEAAERLVDDARARLGRIDGALISVGGPTPGTVLSTPEDAWRSAVDSVLLGPLRLVKALVPHLGEGAAIAFVLSISVRQPIGHLAISNGLRPGLAMTAKALADELGPKGIRVLGLLPGTIATDRIAEIETASGDAAAMRARTEASIPLRRVGRPEEFGRVAAFALSPAASYLTGTMIAVDGGVTRAL, via the coding sequence ATGGACCTGGGCCTGGGTGGTCGTGGATTCCTGCTCACCGGCGCGAGCCGGGGGCTGGGGTTCGCGACCGCCCGGGCCCTCGTCGACGACGGGGCCCGGGTGCTGGTCAGCTCCCGCTCCGACGACGGCGTCCGCTCGGCCGTCGAGTCGCTCGGCGGCGAGCCGGCCGCGGTCGGGCTGGCCGCCGACCTGGCCGACCCCGAGGCCGCCGAGCGGCTGGTGGACGACGCCCGCGCCCGGCTCGGCCGCATCGACGGCGCGCTGATCTCGGTGGGCGGGCCGACGCCCGGCACCGTGCTCAGCACCCCCGAGGACGCCTGGCGCAGCGCCGTCGACAGCGTCCTCCTCGGGCCACTGCGCCTGGTCAAGGCGCTGGTCCCCCACCTCGGCGAGGGCGCCGCGATCGCGTTCGTGCTCTCGATCTCCGTGCGCCAGCCGATCGGGCACCTGGCGATCTCCAACGGGCTGCGCCCCGGCCTGGCGATGACGGCGAAGGCGCTGGCCGACGAACTCGGGCCCAAGGGGATCCGCGTCCTCGGGCTGCTGCCCGGCACCATCGCCACCGACCGGATCGCCGAGATCGAGACCGCCTCGGGGGACGCGGCCGCCATGCGCGCCCGGACGGAGGCATCGATCCCCCTGCGCCGGGTCGGCCGGCCCGAGGAGTTCGGCCGGGTCGCGGCGTTCGCCCTCTCCCCCGCCGCCTCCTACCTGACCGGGACGATGATCGCCGTCGACGGCGGCGTCACCCGGGCGCTGTGA
- a CDS encoding aconitate hydratase — protein MAASKDTFGARATLSVDGTDYDIYRLDAVEGSEKLPFSLKVLLENLLRTEDGADITADHIRAIADWDPSAEPDQEIQFTPARVVMQDFTGVPCIVDLATMREAMADLGGDPNKINPLAPAELVIDHSVIADVFGTPESFERNVEIEYERNGERYQFLRWGQGAFDDFKVVPPGTGIVHQVNIEHLARVVFPRAEETAGGTRVVAYPDTCVGTDSHTTMVNGLGVLGWGVGGIEAEAAMLGQPVSMLIPRVVGFKLTGQLPDGATATDLVLTITEMLREHGVVGKFVEFYGAGVSAVPLANRATIGNMSPEFGSTAAMFPIDEETITYLKLTGRSEEQVKLVEAYAKEQGLWHDPSREPAFSEYLELDLATVVPSIAGPKRPQDRVAITEAKPAFRTSLANYVADDETGGEDRKPGVPGQEQPYGVESAADEASAESFPASDPVSPFAHGNGEAGKPNHQTVPDRVPDRPSKPTRVVMEDGTETHVDHGHVVIAAITSCTNTSNPQVMIGAALLAKNAVERGLTSKPWVKTTLAPGSKVVMDYYEKAELTPYLEKLGFYLVGYGCTTCIGNSGPLPEPVSAAVNEADLAVVSVLSGNRNFEGRINPDVKMNYLASPPLVIAYALAGSMDVDLNNDPLGTDADGNDVFLRDIWPSPQEVQRVIDHAVSAEQFGDSYQDVFAGTEQWQNLPTPEGDTFDWAEESTYVRRPPYFDGMPAEPAPVEDIAGARTLAVLGDSVTTDHISPAGSIKADSPAGKYLREHGVDRRDFNSYGSRRGNHEVMIRGTFANIRLRNQLVPGTEGGVTKNHLTGETTTIYDASRAYIDAGIPLVVLAGKEYGSGSSRDWAAKGTALLGVKAVIAESYERIHRSNLIGMGVLPLQFPEGQNRDSLGLTGDEEFTITGITALNDGEIPRTVKVKAGDVEFDARVRIDTPGEANYYRNGGIMQYVLRSLRGSAA, from the coding sequence GTGGCAGCCAGCAAGGACACCTTCGGAGCACGGGCGACGCTCTCCGTCGACGGCACCGACTACGACATCTACCGGCTCGACGCGGTGGAGGGCTCCGAGAAGCTGCCCTTCAGCCTCAAGGTCCTCCTCGAGAACCTGCTGCGCACCGAGGACGGCGCGGACATCACCGCCGACCACATCCGGGCGATCGCCGACTGGGACCCGTCGGCCGAGCCCGACCAGGAGATCCAGTTCACCCCGGCGCGCGTGGTCATGCAGGACTTCACCGGGGTCCCCTGCATCGTCGACCTCGCCACCATGCGCGAGGCCATGGCCGACCTCGGCGGCGACCCGAACAAGATCAACCCGCTCGCCCCGGCCGAGCTGGTCATCGACCACTCCGTGATCGCCGACGTCTTCGGCACGCCGGAGAGCTTCGAGCGCAACGTCGAGATCGAGTACGAGCGCAACGGCGAGCGCTACCAGTTCCTCCGCTGGGGCCAGGGCGCGTTCGACGACTTCAAGGTCGTCCCCCCGGGCACCGGCATCGTCCACCAGGTCAACATCGAGCACCTGGCGCGCGTGGTCTTCCCTCGCGCTGAGGAGACTGCGGGCGGCACACGAGTAGTGGCCTACCCCGACACCTGCGTCGGCACCGACAGCCACACCACGATGGTCAACGGCCTCGGCGTGCTGGGCTGGGGCGTCGGCGGCATCGAGGCCGAGGCCGCGATGCTCGGCCAGCCGGTCTCGATGCTCATCCCCCGCGTGGTCGGCTTCAAGCTGACCGGCCAGCTGCCCGACGGCGCCACGGCGACCGACCTGGTGCTGACCATCACCGAGATGCTCCGCGAGCACGGTGTGGTCGGGAAGTTCGTCGAGTTCTACGGCGCGGGCGTCTCCGCCGTCCCGCTGGCCAACCGGGCCACGATCGGCAACATGAGCCCTGAGTTCGGCTCCACCGCGGCGATGTTCCCGATCGACGAGGAGACCATCACCTACCTGAAGCTCACCGGCCGCAGCGAGGAGCAGGTCAAGCTGGTCGAGGCCTACGCCAAGGAGCAGGGCCTCTGGCACGACCCGTCGCGCGAGCCGGCCTTCTCCGAGTACCTCGAGCTGGACCTCGCCACCGTCGTCCCGTCGATCGCCGGGCCCAAGCGCCCGCAGGACCGCGTGGCGATCACCGAGGCCAAGCCGGCGTTCCGCACGTCGCTGGCGAACTACGTGGCCGACGACGAGACCGGCGGCGAGGACCGCAAGCCCGGGGTCCCCGGCCAGGAGCAGCCCTACGGCGTCGAGTCCGCGGCCGACGAGGCCTCGGCCGAGTCCTTCCCCGCGTCCGACCCGGTGAGCCCGTTCGCCCACGGCAACGGGGAGGCCGGCAAGCCGAACCACCAGACCGTCCCGGACCGGGTGCCCGACCGCCCCTCGAAGCCGACCCGGGTGGTCATGGAGGACGGCACGGAGACCCACGTCGACCACGGCCACGTCGTGATCGCCGCGATCACCTCCTGCACCAACACCTCCAACCCGCAGGTGATGATCGGCGCCGCGCTCCTGGCGAAGAACGCCGTGGAGCGCGGGCTGACCAGCAAGCCGTGGGTCAAGACGACGCTGGCCCCCGGGTCGAAGGTCGTCATGGACTACTACGAGAAGGCGGAGCTGACCCCGTACCTGGAGAAGCTCGGCTTCTACCTGGTCGGCTACGGCTGCACCACCTGCATCGGCAACTCCGGCCCGCTGCCCGAGCCGGTGTCGGCCGCGGTCAACGAGGCCGACCTCGCCGTCGTCTCGGTGCTCTCGGGCAACCGGAACTTCGAGGGCCGGATCAACCCCGACGTCAAGATGAACTACCTGGCGTCGCCGCCGCTGGTCATCGCCTACGCGCTGGCCGGCTCCATGGACGTCGACCTGAACAACGACCCCCTGGGCACCGACGCCGACGGCAACGACGTCTTCCTCCGCGACATCTGGCCCTCGCCGCAGGAGGTCCAGCGGGTCATCGACCACGCGGTGTCCGCCGAGCAGTTCGGCGACAGCTACCAGGACGTCTTCGCCGGCACCGAGCAGTGGCAGAACCTGCCCACCCCCGAGGGCGACACCTTCGACTGGGCCGAGGAGAGCACCTACGTCCGGCGTCCTCCGTACTTCGACGGCATGCCGGCCGAGCCGGCCCCGGTCGAGGACATCGCCGGCGCGCGCACCCTCGCGGTGCTCGGTGACTCGGTGACCACCGACCACATCTCGCCGGCCGGTTCCATCAAGGCCGACAGCCCCGCCGGGAAGTACCTGCGCGAGCACGGTGTGGACCGTCGCGACTTCAACTCCTACGGCTCCCGGCGCGGGAACCACGAGGTGATGATCCGCGGCACGTTCGCCAACATCCGGCTGCGCAACCAGCTGGTGCCCGGCACCGAGGGTGGCGTCACCAAGAACCACCTGACCGGCGAGACGACGACGATCTACGACGCCTCGCGCGCCTACATCGACGCCGGCATCCCGCTGGTCGTGCTGGCCGGCAAGGAGTACGGCTCGGGCTCGTCGCGCGACTGGGCCGCCAAGGGCACCGCGCTGCTGGGCGTCAAGGCGGTCATCGCCGAGAGCTACGAGCGGATCCACCGCTCCAACCTCATCGGGATGGGCGTGCTGCCGCTGCAGTTCCCCGAGGGCCAGAACCGCGACTCGCTCGGCCTGACCGGCGACGAGGAGTTCACCATCACCGGGATCACCGCGCTCAACGACGGCGAGATCCCGCGCACGGTGAAGGTGAAGGCCGGCGACGTGGAGTTCGACGCCCGCGTCCGGATCGACACCCCCGGCGAGGCGAACTACTACCGCAACGGCGGGATCATGCAGTACGTCCTGCGGTCGCTGCGCGGCTCGGCCGCCTGA
- a CDS encoding ABC transporter ATP-binding protein yields MSSPMTSMAAMRSFKRDPSVTSRKLPKGTVRRILEIARPYRRELGFFLALVVGSSVIGVITPLLAGNIVNRIAGLEGTAGGIIRIALIIAGLAVIDAGISLGTRWYSARIGEGVIYDLRSRVFEHVQRMPVAFFTRTQTGALVSRLNNDVIGAQQAFTSTLSGVVSNVIGLVLTAGVMLTLSWQITLLSLVLVPLFVLPARRIGSRLQEITRESYSLNASMNATMTERFNVAGALLVKLFGRPAVEAESFRGRAARVRDIGVLSAMYGRTFFTALTLVAALATALVYGLGGWLAFTGALTAGDVVALALLLSRLYGPLTALANVRVDVMSAMVSFDRVFEVLDLPPMIREAPDAVPVPADDRSVQFERVSFSYPAGADVSLPSLEEVSLPQHGGPTAVLHDISFRVAPGQLVALVGHSGAGKSTIAHLVPRLYDATEGTVRVGGVDVRRATSDSLRDAIGVVSQDAHLFHDTIRANLRYARPEATDEQLWDALSGARIADLIRSLPEGLDTVVGDRGYRLSGGEKQRLAIARVLLKAPGIVILDEATAHLDSESEAAVQHALDTALAGRTSLVIAHRLSTIRRADQILVVDEGRIVETGTHDELLAREGRYADLYRTQFAQGERGSIVVG; encoded by the coding sequence GTGAGCAGCCCCATGACCTCGATGGCGGCCATGCGGTCGTTCAAGCGGGACCCGTCGGTGACGTCGCGGAAGCTGCCGAAGGGCACCGTCCGGCGGATCCTGGAGATCGCCCGGCCGTACCGGCGCGAACTGGGCTTCTTCCTGGCCCTGGTCGTCGGCTCCTCCGTGATCGGGGTGATCACCCCGCTGCTGGCCGGCAACATCGTCAACCGGATCGCCGGGCTCGAGGGCACCGCCGGGGGCATCATCCGCATCGCGCTGATCATCGCGGGGCTGGCGGTGATCGACGCCGGCATCTCGCTGGGCACCCGGTGGTACTCGGCCCGCATCGGCGAGGGCGTCATCTACGACCTGCGCAGCCGGGTGTTCGAGCACGTGCAGCGCATGCCGGTCGCCTTCTTCACCCGCACCCAGACCGGGGCCCTGGTCAGCCGGCTCAACAACGACGTCATCGGCGCCCAGCAGGCGTTCACCTCCACGCTCTCCGGCGTCGTCTCCAACGTCATCGGCCTGGTGCTGACCGCCGGCGTGATGCTCACGCTGTCCTGGCAGATCACGCTGCTGTCGCTGGTGCTGGTGCCGTTGTTCGTGCTGCCCGCCCGCCGCATCGGCAGCCGGCTGCAGGAGATCACCCGGGAGTCGTACTCGCTCAACGCGTCGATGAACGCGACGATGACCGAGCGGTTCAACGTCGCCGGCGCCCTGCTGGTCAAGCTGTTCGGCCGGCCCGCCGTCGAGGCCGAGTCCTTCCGCGGCCGCGCCGCCCGCGTGCGGGACATCGGCGTGCTGTCGGCCATGTACGGGCGCACCTTCTTCACCGCCCTCACCCTGGTGGCGGCGCTGGCGACCGCGCTGGTCTACGGCCTCGGCGGGTGGCTGGCCTTCACCGGCGCGCTGACCGCGGGCGACGTCGTCGCGCTGGCCCTGCTGCTGTCCCGGCTGTACGGACCGCTCACCGCGCTGGCGAACGTGCGGGTCGACGTCATGAGCGCGATGGTGAGCTTCGACCGCGTCTTCGAGGTGCTCGACCTTCCGCCGATGATCCGGGAGGCGCCCGACGCCGTCCCGGTGCCGGCCGACGACCGGTCGGTGCAGTTCGAGCGGGTGTCCTTCAGCTACCCGGCCGGCGCGGACGTCTCGTTGCCGTCACTGGAAGAAGTGTCGCTCCCTCAGCACGGTGGCCCCACGGCCGTCCTCCACGACATCTCCTTCCGGGTCGCCCCGGGGCAGCTGGTGGCGCTCGTCGGGCACTCGGGTGCGGGCAAGTCGACGATCGCCCACCTGGTGCCCCGCCTGTACGACGCTACCGAGGGCACCGTCCGGGTGGGCGGGGTCGACGTCCGGCGGGCCACCTCCGACTCGCTCCGCGACGCCATCGGGGTGGTGAGCCAGGACGCGCACCTGTTCCACGACACCATCCGGGCCAACCTGCGCTACGCCCGGCCCGAGGCCACCGACGAGCAGCTGTGGGACGCGCTGTCCGGGGCGCGCATCGCCGACCTGATCCGCTCGCTGCCCGAGGGCCTGGACACCGTGGTGGGGGACCGGGGCTACCGGCTCTCCGGCGGGGAGAAGCAGCGGCTGGCCATCGCCCGGGTCCTGCTCAAGGCCCCCGGGATCGTGATCCTCGACGAGGCGACCGCCCACCTGGACAGCGAGTCGGAGGCGGCGGTGCAGCACGCGCTCGACACCGCGCTCGCCGGCCGGACGTCGCTGGTCATCGCCCACCGGCTGTCGACGATCCGCCGTGCCGACCAGATCCTGGTGGTCGACGAGGGGCGGATCGTCGAGACGGGCACCCACGACGAGCTGCTGGCGCGCGAGGGTCGGTACGCCGATCTGTACCGGACCCAGTTCGCCCAGGGGGAGCGCGGCTCGATCGTCGTCGGGTGA
- the hppD gene encoding 4-hydroxyphenylpyruvate dioxygenase has protein sequence MTLEQALNDEERLAGLDLRQLEQLVGLVAHDPSADPFPVTGWDSLVWVVGNAVQTAHFFQSAFGMELVAYSGPETGNRDHHSYVLRSGAARFVVKGAYDPASPLADHHRRHGDGIVDIALAVPDVDRCVTHAAAQGATVLEQPRDLTDEHGTVRVASIAAYGDTRHTLVDRSRYSGPYLPGYVTRTSSYAKRPGSPKRLFQAVDHVVGNVALGEMDRWVDFYNRVMGFTNMAEFIGDDIATDYSALMSKVVANGNHRVKFPLNEPAPAKKKSQIDEYLEFYGGPGAQHVALATNDILATVDAMREEGVEFLPTPASYYEDPELRARIGAVRAPIEELQRRGVLVDRDEDGYLLQIFTRPTGDRPTVFFELIERHGSLGFGKGNFKALFEAIEREQERRGNF, from the coding sequence ATGACGCTCGAACAGGCGCTGAACGACGAGGAGCGACTGGCCGGACTGGACCTGCGCCAGCTCGAGCAGCTGGTCGGTCTGGTGGCGCACGACCCCTCGGCCGACCCCTTCCCCGTCACCGGCTGGGACTCGCTGGTGTGGGTGGTGGGCAACGCCGTCCAGACCGCGCACTTCTTCCAGTCCGCCTTCGGGATGGAGCTCGTGGCCTACTCCGGCCCCGAGACCGGCAACCGCGACCACCACTCCTACGTGCTCCGGTCCGGCGCTGCCCGGTTCGTGGTCAAGGGGGCGTACGACCCGGCGAGCCCGCTGGCCGACCACCACCGCCGGCACGGCGACGGCATCGTCGACATCGCGCTCGCCGTCCCCGACGTCGACCGGTGCGTCACGCACGCCGCGGCGCAGGGCGCCACCGTGCTCGAGCAGCCGCGCGACCTGACCGACGAGCACGGCACGGTGCGGGTCGCCTCGATCGCCGCCTACGGGGACACGCGCCACACGCTGGTCGACCGGTCACGCTATTCGGGGCCCTACCTGCCCGGCTACGTCACCCGAACGTCGTCCTACGCGAAGCGGCCGGGCAGCCCGAAGCGGCTCTTCCAGGCGGTGGACCACGTGGTGGGCAACGTGGCCCTCGGCGAGATGGACCGGTGGGTGGACTTCTACAACCGGGTCATGGGCTTCACCAACATGGCCGAGTTCATCGGAGACGACATCGCCACCGACTACTCGGCGCTGATGAGCAAGGTCGTCGCCAACGGGAACCATCGCGTCAAGTTCCCGCTCAACGAGCCCGCGCCGGCGAAGAAGAAGTCGCAGATCGACGAGTACCTCGAGTTCTACGGCGGGCCGGGTGCGCAGCACGTGGCCCTGGCGACCAACGACATCCTGGCCACGGTGGACGCGATGCGGGAGGAGGGCGTCGAGTTCCTCCCCACCCCGGCGTCCTACTACGAGGACCCCGAGCTGCGGGCGCGCATCGGCGCGGTCCGGGCACCGATCGAGGAGCTCCAGCGGCGTGGGGTGCTGGTCGACCGGGACGAGGACGGCTACCTGCTGCAGATCTTCACCCGGCCCACCGGCGACCGGCCCACCGTGTTCTTCGAGCTGATCGAGCGGCACGGCTCGCTGGGCTTCGGGAAGGGCAACTTCAAGGCGCTCTTCGAGGCGATCGAGCGCGAGCAGGAACGGCGCGGCAACTTCTGA
- a CDS encoding NAD-dependent deacylase, with protein sequence MTGAVPDPLPEWLTAASRITVLTGAGISTDSGIPDYRGPNGVWTRDPDAEKLVTLSYYVRDPDIRRRAWLMRRDMGAHDVRPNPGHAALVDLEQQGRLRALVTQNVDGLHQAAGSSPGLVIEVHGTVHEVECLSCRDRTSMADALARVDAGEPDPACSVCGGILKSATISFGQMLDPDVIDAAAAAARDCDVLLAVGTSLQVHPAAGLVDLAAASGARVVVVNAEPTPYDDVADLVVREPIGTALPRLVGAG encoded by the coding sequence GTGACCGGCGCCGTCCCCGACCCCCTGCCCGAGTGGCTGACCGCAGCCTCCCGCATCACCGTGCTCACCGGCGCGGGCATCTCCACCGACAGCGGCATCCCCGACTACCGGGGGCCGAACGGTGTCTGGACGCGCGATCCGGACGCGGAGAAGCTGGTGACGCTGTCGTACTACGTGCGCGACCCCGACATCCGGCGCCGGGCCTGGCTGATGCGCCGTGACATGGGTGCGCACGACGTGCGGCCCAACCCCGGCCACGCCGCCCTCGTCGACCTCGAGCAGCAGGGCCGGCTGCGCGCGCTGGTCACCCAGAACGTCGACGGGCTGCACCAGGCCGCCGGCTCGTCGCCCGGCCTGGTCATCGAGGTGCACGGCACCGTCCACGAGGTCGAGTGCCTGTCCTGCCGCGACCGGACCAGCATGGCCGACGCGCTGGCCCGGGTGGACGCCGGCGAGCCCGATCCGGCCTGCTCGGTCTGCGGCGGCATCCTCAAGTCGGCGACGATCAGCTTCGGGCAGATGCTGGACCCCGACGTGATCGACGCGGCGGCCGCGGCCGCGCGCGACTGCGACGTGCTGCTCGCGGTCGGGACGTCGCTGCAGGTGCACCCGGCGGCGGGGCTGGTCGACCTCGCGGCGGCCTCGGGTGCACGGGTCGTCGTGGTCAACGCCGAGCCGACGCCCTACGACGACGTCGCCGATCTCGTCGTCCGCGAGCCGATCGGCACCGCGCTGCCGAGGCTGGTCGGGGCCGGCTGA
- a CDS encoding SgcJ/EcaC family oxidoreductase has protein sequence MTAAHPQDAQIRSLYTDFIDGWNRRSGAAVAAGFTDDGDIIGFDGSHHRGRLSIAADLRQVFGSHPTPAYVAVVRSVRPVAAGVAMLTAHAGMIPAGGNDLDPELNAVHTLVAVDEGRGRWRISLFQVTPAAWHQHPAAREALTEELRGLLIPQ, from the coding sequence GTGACCGCAGCGCACCCGCAGGACGCCCAGATCCGCTCGCTGTACACCGACTTCATCGACGGGTGGAACCGGCGCAGCGGCGCGGCGGTGGCCGCGGGGTTCACCGACGACGGGGACATCATCGGGTTCGACGGCAGCCACCACCGCGGGCGGCTGTCGATCGCGGCCGACCTGCGGCAGGTGTTCGGCAGTCACCCGACGCCGGCCTATGTCGCGGTGGTCCGCTCGGTCCGCCCGGTCGCGGCAGGCGTCGCCATGCTGACCGCGCACGCCGGGATGATCCCGGCCGGTGGCAACGACCTGGATCCGGAGCTCAACGCCGTCCACACGCTCGTCGCCGTCGACGAAGGCCGTGGCCGGTGGCGGATCTCGCTGTTCCAGGTCACCCCGGCCGCCTGGCACCAGCACCCCGCGGCCCGGGAGGCCCTCACCGAGGAGCTGCGCGGGCTGCTCATCCCGCAGTGA
- a CDS encoding sirohydrochlorin chelatase encodes MTAPVLVACAHGTRNPTGRRLIAELALAARAQRPGLVTTAAFVDVQPPTVVDVVAGLSAEGRPAVVVPLLLSGGYHVHVDIAGAVADAEAAVAARPLGPDPRLVAVLHDRLLAAGADPRDPLTAVVLAAAGSSDPRSVADVENTADLLQRDWAGPVTTGYGSAAQPPVPDAVAAARKAGAEQVVIASYLLAPGHFHDKLAGAGADAITAPLLPDDRIAAVLLDRYDAALPDGPGRPIA; translated from the coding sequence ATGACCGCACCGGTGCTGGTCGCCTGCGCGCACGGCACCCGCAACCCCACCGGCCGTCGGCTGATCGCCGAGCTGGCCCTGGCCGCCCGCGCCCAGCGCCCCGGCCTCGTCACGACCGCGGCGTTCGTCGACGTCCAGCCGCCCACCGTCGTCGACGTCGTGGCCGGGCTGTCGGCCGAGGGCCGGCCGGCCGTCGTCGTCCCGCTGCTGCTGTCGGGCGGCTACCACGTGCACGTGGACATCGCCGGCGCCGTGGCCGACGCCGAGGCCGCCGTCGCCGCCCGCCCGCTCGGCCCCGATCCCCGGCTGGTGGCGGTCCTGCACGACCGGCTCCTGGCTGCCGGCGCCGACCCGCGCGACCCGCTCACCGCGGTGGTCCTGGCCGCCGCCGGTTCCAGCGACCCCCGGTCGGTGGCCGACGTCGAGAACACCGCCGACCTGCTGCAGCGCGACTGGGCCGGCCCGGTGACGACCGGGTACGGCTCGGCCGCGCAGCCACCGGTCCCCGACGCGGTGGCCGCCGCCCGGAAGGCCGGGGCGGAGCAGGTGGTCATCGCCTCCTACCTGCTCGCGCCGGGCCACTTCCACGACAAGCTGGCCGGGGCCGGCGCGGACGCGATCACGGCGCCCCTCCTGCCCGACGACCGCATCGCCGCCGTGCTCCTCGACCGCTACGACGCGGCGCTCCCGGACGGGCCCGGCCGGCCGATAGCCTGA
- a CDS encoding DUF881 domain-containing protein, protein MAALATAALTIALGFGLTVQIRSTTEPEGQPDQREEDLVLILDSLNAREETLRRQIAETRQTIEDLSSGQEQSGGALDEAESRAEAIGVLAGTLPARGPGLRMTVQDPDGAVPASVVLGAIQELRGAGAEAIQVDDVRIVVSSAVTGTPGELRIDGQPISAPYEFRVIGPPRELDVALKVSGGVVADVGRVGGKARVEQADDVTVDATVD, encoded by the coding sequence GTGGCCGCCCTCGCCACTGCTGCGCTGACCATCGCGCTCGGCTTCGGGCTCACCGTGCAGATCCGCAGCACCACCGAGCCCGAGGGGCAACCGGATCAGCGCGAGGAGGACCTGGTCCTCATCCTCGACAGCCTCAACGCCCGCGAGGAGACGCTGCGCCGGCAGATCGCCGAGACCCGGCAGACGATCGAGGACCTCAGCAGCGGGCAGGAGCAGTCGGGCGGCGCGCTCGACGAGGCCGAGTCCCGGGCCGAGGCGATCGGCGTCCTCGCCGGCACCCTTCCCGCCCGGGGGCCGGGTCTCCGGATGACCGTCCAGGATCCCGACGGCGCCGTCCCGGCCTCGGTCGTGCTGGGTGCCATCCAGGAACTGCGCGGCGCCGGCGCCGAGGCGATCCAGGTCGACGACGTGCGGATCGTGGTGTCCAGCGCGGTGACCGGGACCCCGGGCGAGCTGCGCATCGACGGACAGCCGATCAGCGCCCCCTACGAGTTCCGCGTGATCGGCCCGCCCCGGGAACTCGACGTGGCGCTGAAGGTCTCCGGCGGGGTCGTCGCCGACGTCGGCCGCGTGGGCGGCAAGGCACGGGTCGAGCAGGCCGACGACGTCACGGTGGACGCGACGGTCGACTGA
- a CDS encoding Lrp/AsnC family transcriptional regulator yields the protein MPAHVLDTLDVALLEALRDHPRVGLQEIARIVGVARATATARLQRLERAGVVTGFGPDVDVTAAGFGVQAFVTLEIAQGALEEVHRELAALPGILEAHATTGSGDVLCRVAASSHEALQQVLVQLNHSPSVVRSTSVVALSCVVPWRTLPLLRSEAAPGSGRSPSYR from the coding sequence ATGCCCGCGCACGTCCTCGACACCCTCGACGTCGCCCTGCTCGAGGCCCTGCGCGACCACCCGCGGGTGGGGCTGCAGGAGATCGCGCGGATCGTGGGCGTCGCCCGCGCCACGGCCACGGCGCGGCTGCAGCGGCTCGAACGCGCCGGCGTCGTCACCGGCTTCGGTCCGGACGTCGACGTGACGGCGGCGGGCTTCGGCGTCCAGGCCTTCGTCACCCTGGAGATCGCCCAGGGCGCGCTGGAGGAGGTGCACCGGGAGCTGGCCGCGCTCCCGGGCATCCTCGAGGCGCACGCCACGACGGGCAGCGGCGACGTGCTGTGCCGGGTCGCGGCGTCGTCGCACGAGGCCCTGCAACAGGTGCTCGTGCAGCTCAACCACTCGCCGTCCGTGGTGCGCTCGACGAGCGTGGTGGCGCTGTCCTGCGTCGTCCCCTGGCGGACGCTGCCGCTGCTGCGGTCGGAGGCGGCCCCCGGCTCGGGTCGGTCACCCAGCTACCGCTGA